A single window of Eucalyptus grandis isolate ANBG69807.140 chromosome 1, ASM1654582v1, whole genome shotgun sequence DNA harbors:
- the LOC104455045 gene encoding exocyst complex component EXO70H1-like, which produces MPRKGMRSICFNPRTSSFALPARRALPGPAAAEADKVIESAALLIMKWNPDTSSYARVTSLFYESKREAAQFIACVSNLQKSMHALASASPVSDERLVHAQFLMEIAMKRLQKEFYQILSLNRAHLDPESVSARSSRTSARSSTSDYSDDGNGDEACAAQDTITEVEEASTAAMSDLRSIAECMIASGYGKECVAIYKIIRKSIVDEGIYRLGVERMSASQAAKMDWDVLEMKVKNWLEAVKIAIRTLFTGERILCDHVFAASDTIRESVFSEISRDGAMLLFGFPELVARSKRSQEEKMFRLLDMYSAISENWPEIESIFAFESTSAVRSQAISSLARIGESARAMLSEVEAAIQKDSPKSSPLVAGGGVHTLTVRVMNYLALLADYGSIVVDIFAVWQGPAKPSLPELYFDMSPESDDAPAVSLRLAWLILVLLCKLDGKAKRYKDVATSCLFLANNLQHVVSKVRASNLQDLLGEEWVAKHERKVKQFAGKYERLAWGQVFASLPEGSSPPPPSPAQAQERFRRFNASFGEAYRKQGESVVPDPKLREEILGSVGGRLVPAYREFYEAHRPAIGRERNAGHFVRYAPEDLQNYLSELFCGTGGDLGSTSSTLSNRRLSWSR; this is translated from the coding sequence ATGCCGAGGAAAGGGATGAGGAGCATCTGCTTCAATCCCAGAACCTCCTCCTTCGCCTTACCCGCGCGGCGCGCCTTGCCCGGGCCGGCCGCCGCCGAGGCCGACAAGGTCATCGAGTCCGCGGCCCTCCTCATCATGAAGTGGAACCCCGACACCTCCAGCTACGCCCGCGTGACCTCCCTCTTCTACGAGAGCAAGCGCGAGGCCGCGCAGTTCATCGCCTGCGTCAGCAACCTCCAGAAGTCGATGCACGCGTTGGCGTCGGCGAGCCCCGTCTCCGACGAGAGGCTGGTCCACGCCCAGTTCCTGATGGAGATCGCCATGAAGCGGCTCCAGAAGGAGTTCTACCAGATACTGTCCCTGAACCGGGCCCACCTCGATCCCGAGTCGGTCTCGGCCCGGTCGTCCCGCACCTCCGCGCGTTCCAGCACCTCCGACTACAGCGACGACGGCAACGGCGACGAGGCGTGCGCCGCACAGGACACCATCACCGAGGTGGAGGAGGCCTCCACGGCCGCGATGTCGGACCTCCGGTCCATCGCCGAGTGCATGATCGCTTCCGGCTACGGAAAGGAGTGCGTCGCCATTTACAAGATCATCCGGAAATCGATCGTGGACGAGGGGATTTACCGGCTCGGCGTGGAGCGAATGAGCGCCTCGCAGGCCGCGAAGATGGACTGGGACGTGCTCGAGATGAAGGTCAAGAACTGGCTGGAGGCGGTGAAGATCGCGATCCGGACCCTCTTCACCGGCGAGAGGATCCTCTGCGACCACGTGTTCGCGGCATCCGACACGATTCGCGAGTCCGTCTTCTCGGAGATCTCGAGGGACGGGGCGATGCTCCTATTCGGATTCCCCGAGCTCGTCGCGAGGAGCAAGAGGTCGCAAGAAGAGAAGATGTTCCGCCTCCTCGACATGTACTCGGCAATCTCCGAGAACTGGCCGGAGATCGAGTCCATCTTCGCCTTCGAGTCGACTTCCGCCGTCCGGTCTCAGGCGATCTCCTCGCTGGCTCGCATCGGGGAGTCGGCCCGCGCCATGCTCTCTGAAGTCGAGGCGGCCATCCAGAAGGACTCGCCGAAGTCGTCGCCGCTGGTCGCTGGCGGCGGCGTCCACACCCTGACGGTGCGCGTGATGAACTACCTCGCCCTCCTCGCCGACTACGGTAGCATCGTCGTCGACATATTCGCCGTCTGGCAGGGTCCGGCGAAGCCGTCGCTGCCGGAGTTGTACTTCGACATGTCGCCGGAGTCCGACGACGCCCCGGCGGTCTCGCTCCGGCTGGCGTGGCTGATCCTCGTCCTCCTCTGCAAGCTGGACGGGAAGGCGAAGCGGTACAAGGACGTCGCGACGTCCTGCCTCTTCCTCGCGAACAACCTTCAGCACGTCGTCTCCAAGGTCCGGGCGTCGAACCTGCAGGACCTGCTCGGGGAGGAGTGGGTCGCGAAGCACGAGAGGAAGGTGAAGCAGTTCGCGGGGAAGTACGAGCGGCTGGCGTGGGGCCAGGTGTTCGCATCGCTGCCGGAGggctcgtcgccgccgccgccgtcgccggcgcaGGCGCAGGAGCGGTTCAGGCGGTTCAACGCGAGCTTCGGGGAGGCGTACCGGAAGCAGGGCGAGAGCGTCGTGCCGGATCCGAAGCTCCGGGAGGAGATCTTGGGTTCCGTCGGGGGAAGGCTGGTGCCGGCGTACCGGGAGTTTTACGAGGCGCACAGGCCGGCGATAGGGAGGGAGAGGAACGCGGGGCATTTTGTCCGTTATGCCCCTGAGGATCTGCAAAATTACCTGTCGGAGCTGTTCTGCGGGACGGGCGGCGATCTCGGGAGCACGTCGTCGACGTTGTCGAACCGGCGCCTATCATGGTCTCGttga
- the LOC104436241 gene encoding probable pectate lyase 4, translating into MGNACGRRTRHRHDTRPPTVPFPDKIVPQAPHIPPPNYGPAPPDPLSTRNGRVMGSLPYAHVDSALRSLAGQAEGFGRSAVGGLHGPLYRVTTLADDGPGSLRDGCRKKEPLWIVFELSGSIHLSSYLNVSSYKTIDGRGQRIKITGKGLRLKESEHVIICNLEFEGGRGPDVDGIQIKPNSKHIWIDRCSLRDYEDGLIDITRQSTDITISRCHFSAHDKTMLIGADPSHVEDRCIRVTIHHCFFDGTRQRHPRVRFAKVHLYNNYTRNWGIYAVCASVESQIFSQCNIYEAGQKKLAFKYLTEKAADKEVLGTGHIRSEGDLFMVGTQPGLMTDQAEHCVFHPSEYYPTWTVEPPTDSLKQVLQHCTGWQSVPLPVDHGVAA; encoded by the exons ATGGGGAACGCCTGTGGCCGTCGCACCAGGCACCGCCACGACACACGTCCACCAACCGTCCCTTTCCCCGATAAAATCGTCCCTCAAGCACCTCACATCCCCCCACCTAATTACGGCCCCGCCCCTCCAGATCCACTCTCGACCCGGAACGGCCGCGTCATGGGGTCTTTGCCGTACGCCCACGTCGACTCCGCCctccggagcctcgccggccaggCGGAGGGGTTCGGCCGCTCCGCCGTCGGCGGCCTCCACGGCCCTCTCTACCGCGTCACCACTCTGGCCG ATGATGGTCCAGGATCACTTCGTGATGGGTGTCGCAAAAAAGAACCCCTTTGGATAGTTTTTGAATTGTCGGGCTCAATTCATCTCTCGTCTTACTTGAATGTGTCTTCCTATAAGACCATTGATGGCCGTGGCCAAAGGATAAAAATCACTGGGAAAGGTTTGAGGTTGAAGGAATCTGAACATGTCATCATTTGCAATCTAGAGTTCGAAGGCGGTAGAGGGCcggatgttgatggcattcaaaTAAAGCCCAATTCAAAGCACATATGGATCGACCGTTGCAGTCTCCGTGATTATGAGGATGGCCTTATAGATATCACAAGGCAGAGCACAGATATCACCATTTCAAG GTGTCACTTTTCAGCTCATGACAAGACAATGCTCATTGGAGCAGATCCTTCCCACGTTGAGGACCGATGTATAAGGGTGACCATTCACCATTGTTTTTTCGATGGAACTCGACAACGGCATCCCCGAGTGAGGTTTGCGAAAGTACATCTGTACAACAATTACACCAGGAATTGGGGCATATATGCTGTTTGTGCTAGTGTAGAATCACAG ATATTCTCccaatgcaatatctatgaagCTGGTCAGAAGAAGCTGGCATTCAAATATCTCACAGAAAAG GCTGCTGACAAGGAAGTCCTGGGCACTGGTCACATAAGATCTGAAGGGGACTTGTTCATGGTGGGAACTCAACCAGGTCTAATGACTGATCAAGCCGAACACTGCGTGTTTCATCCTAGCGAATACTATCCCACTTGGACGGTGGAACCTCCGACAGATTCACTGAAGCAGGTTCTACAACATTGCACAGGATGGCAGAGTGTGCCTCTGCCGGTTGATCATGGAGTCGCTGCATAG